The following coding sequences lie in one Rutidosis leptorrhynchoides isolate AG116_Rl617_1_P2 chromosome 6, CSIRO_AGI_Rlap_v1, whole genome shotgun sequence genomic window:
- the LOC139852867 gene encoding RING-H2 finger protein ATL13-like — protein sequence MDRKILFSPFENTYFFNQPPPPPPLPRPFQATSSNFNNNVSPSVLLIIIILAIIFFIAGLLHLLIRFLVRPSNRDPDEFDNVSALQGQLQQLFTLHDSGVDQSFIDSLPIFTYKPIIGAKNPFDCAVCLCEFESDDSLRLLPKCSHAFHMNCIDTWLLSHSTCPLCRNNLLFDYSPNTCCSPFVLVLESDESSTEIVNEPIMQRANSHISIDEESEFSNPNSGQNEVKEGENKEKVVTIKLGKFKNVDGGNTCENVDEKNKIDGRRCFSMGSFEYVMDDNSSLQVPIRTQIKKQSYKKSNIPITPGHRLAMSECGGDSRRSFKGIEALTNVGRSLRRESFSVSKIWLRGKKEKPNPTVAAAAVEPPSTTGMFSLQFLLRQNVNPDESKSYEVGCDDQEIQICHNVDTQLAVAANQQTFAKKSLSWIMGGHKNKVVHSNLSTNV from the coding sequence atggacagAAAAATCCTCTTTTCCCCATTTGAAAATACTTATTTTTTCAAtcagccaccaccaccaccaccacttccgCGGCCGTTTCAAGCCACCAGCTCAAATTTTAACAACAATGTGAGTCCAAGTGTTTTGTTAATCATCATAATTCttgccattattttcttcattgctGGATTACTTCATCTTCTTATTAGATTTCTTGTAAGACCATCTAATAGAGACCCTGATGAATTTGATAATGTGTCTGCCCTTCAAGGTCAATTACAACAACTATTCACCCTTCATGATTCTGGTGTTGACCAATCTTTTATTGACTCACTTCCTATTTTCACTTACAAACCAATAATTGGTGCTAAAAACCCCTTTGATTGTGCTGTTTGTTTATGTGAATTTGAAAGTGATGATAGTCTTAGGTTATTGCCTAAATGTAGTCATGCTTTTCATATGAATTGTATTGACACGTGGCTTTTGTCTCATTCTACTTGCCCTCTTTGTAGAAATAATTTGCTTTTTGATTACTCCCCAAACACTTGTTGTTCACCATTTGTGCTTGTTCTTGAATCTGATGAGAGCTCTACAGAGATTGTGAATGAGCCCATTATGCAAAGGGCGAATTCTCATATTAGTATTGATGAGGAGTCCGAATTTAGTAATCCGAATTCGGGCCAAAACGAGGTTAAGGAAGGGGAAAATAAAGAAAAAGTAGTCACGATTAAACTTGGGAAGTTTAAAAATGTGGATGGTGGTAATACTTGTGAAAATGTTGATGAAAAGAATAAAATTGATGGTAGGAGGTGTTTTTCAATGGGTTCATTTGAGTATGTGATGGATGATAATTCATCTTTACAAGTACCAATTAGGACTCAAATCAAGAAACAATCTTATAAAAAGTCAAACATCCCAATTACACCTGGTCATAGGCTTGCGATGTCGGAATGTGGTGGCGATTCTAGACGATCTTTTAAAGGTATTGAAGCTTTAACAAACGTTGGCCGCAGTTTGAGGAGGGAGAGTTTTTCGGTGTCCAAGATTTGGCTTAGAGGGAAGAAAGAAAAGCCTAATCCAACAGTGGCGGCAGCCGCCGTTGAGCCGCCATCGACCACGGGGATGTTCTCCTTACAGTTTTTACTTCGCCAGAATGTAAACCCAGATGAATCCAAGTCATATGAGGTGGGATGTGATGATCAAGAAATACAGATTTGTCACAATGTTGATACACAACTTGCAGTAGCTGCAAATCAACAAACTTTTGCAAAAAAGAGTCTGTCTTGGATTATGGGTGGACACAAAAACAAGGTGGTTCATTCAAATCTGTCCACAAATGTTTGA